A single window of Gossypium arboreum isolate Shixiya-1 chromosome 13, ASM2569848v2, whole genome shotgun sequence DNA harbors:
- the LOC108468963 gene encoding probable inactive 2-oxoglutarate-dependent dioxygenase AOP2 isoform X2, with protein sequence MAVDAEIVFPVIEFHSSDLERGTEGWNRLCKRVREACETFGCFEVVYEKISKNVREDVFGLLKELFDVPVERKQKNTSPIPFHGWVGPCKEISLLYEGFGLGDASNYDSIKSFAQVMWPDGHPHFCYELGNRSLDMNYKTLMRMMKYIPPQQGEYESGLFAHTDKPLSTLICEHQIPGLEIEVNDGQWIKLFNLSPSSFVFVVGDTLKAWSNGRLKAVTHRVMMNEGKDRYSMSAFAVPNENTIIKAPKELIDEQHPQLYKDFDFKDYLLFVYSDPKKRINSGQQIDAFAALSPPASN encoded by the exons ATGGCTGTTGATGCTGAAATTGTGTTCCCAGTCATTGAGTTCCATTCATCAGATTTAGAGCGAGGAACCGAAGGGTGGAACCGTTTGTGCAAGAGGGTTCGAGAGGCTTGTGAGACTTTCGGTTGTTTCGAGGTGGTGTATGAAAAGATCTCAAAGAATGTTCGAGAGGACGTGTTCGGGTTGTTGAAAGAACTATTTGACGTCCCAGTGGAGAGGAAACAGAAGAACACCAGTCCTATTCCTTTCCATGGTTGGGTTGGACCATGTAAAGAGATTTCTTTGTTGTATGAAGGCTTCGGACTTGGAGATGCCTCCAACTATGATTCTATTAAAAGCTTTGCTCAAGTTATGTGGCCTGATGGTCACCCACACTTTTG TTATGAATTAGGGAATAGGTCACTGGATATGAACTACAAAACGCTGATGCGGATGATGAAATACATACCCCCTCAACAGGGAGAGTATGAGAGTGGGCTCTTTGCTCATACTGATAAACCACTCAGTACACTCATTTGTGAGCATCAAATTCCAGGGCTGGAAATTGAGGTCAATGACGGCCAATGGATCAAGTTGTTTAATTTATCTCCTTCTTCCTTTGTATTTGTGGTAGGAGATACTCTCAAG GCATGGAGTAATGGGAGATTAAAAGCGGTGACTCACAGAGTGATGATGAACGAAGGTAAAGATCGATATTCTATGTCAGCATTCGCAGTTCCAAATGAAAATACCATAATCAAGGCACCCAAAGAACTTATAGATGAGCAACATCCTCAACTTTACAAGGACTTTGATTTTAAGGACTACTTACTTTTTGTCTACTCTGACCCAAAAAAGCGCATCAACTCCGGCCAACAGATTGACGCCTTTGCTGCTCTCTCACCACCAGCTTCCAATTAA
- the LOC108468963 gene encoding probable inactive 2-oxoglutarate-dependent dioxygenase AOP2 isoform X1 — translation MAVDAEIVFPVIEFHSSDLERGTEGWNRLCKRVREACETFGCFEVVYEKISKNVREDVFGLLKELFDVPVERKQKNTSPIPFHGWVGPCKEISLLYEGFGLGDASNYDSIKSFAQVMWPDGHPHFCDIIHTMATQMEELNKLIWLMIIDSYELGNRSLDMNYKTLMRMMKYIPPQQGEYESGLFAHTDKPLSTLICEHQIPGLEIEVNDGQWIKLFNLSPSSFVFVVGDTLKAWSNGRLKAVTHRVMMNEGKDRYSMSAFAVPNENTIIKAPKELIDEQHPQLYKDFDFKDYLLFVYSDPKKRINSGQQIDAFAALSPPASN, via the exons ATGGCTGTTGATGCTGAAATTGTGTTCCCAGTCATTGAGTTCCATTCATCAGATTTAGAGCGAGGAACCGAAGGGTGGAACCGTTTGTGCAAGAGGGTTCGAGAGGCTTGTGAGACTTTCGGTTGTTTCGAGGTGGTGTATGAAAAGATCTCAAAGAATGTTCGAGAGGACGTGTTCGGGTTGTTGAAAGAACTATTTGACGTCCCAGTGGAGAGGAAACAGAAGAACACCAGTCCTATTCCTTTCCATGGTTGGGTTGGACCATGTAAAGAGATTTCTTTGTTGTATGAAGGCTTCGGACTTGGAGATGCCTCCAACTATGATTCTATTAAAAGCTTTGCTCAAGTTATGTGGCCTGATGGTCACCCACACTTTTG TGACATTATACACACTATGGCAACACAAATGGAGGAGCTAAACAAGTTAATCTGGTTAATGATAATTGATAGTTATGAATTAGGGAATAGGTCACTGGATATGAACTACAAAACGCTGATGCGGATGATGAAATACATACCCCCTCAACAGGGAGAGTATGAGAGTGGGCTCTTTGCTCATACTGATAAACCACTCAGTACACTCATTTGTGAGCATCAAATTCCAGGGCTGGAAATTGAGGTCAATGACGGCCAATGGATCAAGTTGTTTAATTTATCTCCTTCTTCCTTTGTATTTGTGGTAGGAGATACTCTCAAG GCATGGAGTAATGGGAGATTAAAAGCGGTGACTCACAGAGTGATGATGAACGAAGGTAAAGATCGATATTCTATGTCAGCATTCGCAGTTCCAAATGAAAATACCATAATCAAGGCACCCAAAGAACTTATAGATGAGCAACATCCTCAACTTTACAAGGACTTTGATTTTAAGGACTACTTACTTTTTGTCTACTCTGACCCAAAAAAGCGCATCAACTCCGGCCAACAGATTGACGCCTTTGCTGCTCTCTCACCACCAGCTTCCAATTAA